The Drosophila biarmipes strain raj3 chromosome 4, RU_DBia_V1.1, whole genome shotgun sequence genome includes a window with the following:
- the LOC108024917 gene encoding LOW QUALITY PROTEIN: protein yellow (The sequence of the model RefSeq protein was modified relative to this genomic sequence to represent the inferred CDS: inserted 1 base in 1 codon) — protein MISLPRFCRFTMFIFFLKTGNFIVQPVSQKLEDNEYAQKSLQSESKLEVVNEWKYLDFEYSTFVQRQQSILNGDFVPKNNLPLGIDVHQNRLFVTTPRWKDGVPASLGTIPFPPTESSPAIRPYPNWEAHGNPKNPDCLKLMSVYRTAVDRCQRIWIIDSGIVNATVNLNQICPPKIVVYDLKKDELIIRYNLEASQVKQDSLHSNIVVDIGDHCDDAHAIVSDVWRFGLVVYSLSKNRSWRVTNYNFYPDPVASDFNIYGLNFQWLDGVFGMTISYNENMMQRVLYFHPMASFKEFMVPMDLLLNESLWKSNNQDNAKYFFSIGDRGYNSQSSTSAITRSGVMXFYTSSSR, from the exons ATGATATCTTTGCCAAGATTTTGCAGATTTACGATGTTTATCTTTTTCTTAAAGACCGGAAATTTTATTGTTCAACCAGTTTCTCAAAAACTTGAAGACAATGAATATGCTCAAAAATCGTTGCAGAGTGAAAGTAAACTAGAGGTCGTTAATGAGTGGAAATACCTGGACTTTGAATATTCAACTTTTGTGCAACGACAACAATCAATTTTGAATGG agACTTTGtaccgaaaaataatttacctTTGGGAATTGACGTCCATCAAAACCGCCTCTTTGTGACTACACCCCGTTGGAAAGATGGTGTGCCTGCTAGCTTGGGTACCATTCCATTTCCTCCAACAGAGTCAAGTCCAGCAATAAGACCGTATCCAAACTGGGAGGCACATGGAAACCCAAAAAATCCCGACTGCTTGAAGTTGATGTCGGTGTATCGTACAGCTGTTGATAGGTGTCAACGAATTTGGATTATTGATTCTGGTATTGTCAATGCTACAGTCAATTTAAATCAGATTTGTCCGCCAAAGATTGTTGTATACGATCTTAAAAAAGATGAACTAATTATTCGGTACAATTTAGAAGCTTCTCAAGTCAAACAAGATTCCCTGCACTCTAATATTGTTGTGGATATAGGAGATCATTGCGACGATGCGCATGCTATTGTATCGGATGTATGGAGATTCGGGCTGGTTGTGTATAGCCTTTCAAAGAACCGAAGCTGGCGTGtaacaaattataatttctATCCTGATCCAGTTGCAtcagattttaatatttacggATTGAACTTTCAATGGCTGGATGGTGTTTTCGGTATGACTATATCTTACAATGAAAATATGATGCAACGCGTTCTTTACTTTCATCCAATGGCAAGTTTTAAG GAGTTTATGGTACCGATGGACCTCCTCTTAAATGAATCTCTGTGGAAATCAAACAATCAAGATAATGCGAAGTATTTCTTTTCGATTGGGGATCGGGGCTACAATAGCCAATCATCCACTTCTGCAATTACAAGGAGTGGCGTAA TTTTTTACACAAGTTCATCAAGATAA